A stretch of the Salarias fasciatus chromosome 3, fSalaFa1.1, whole genome shotgun sequence genome encodes the following:
- the tbc1d14 gene encoding TBC1 domain family member 14 isoform X3 has product MEYETKSGRAGPGNPTSPRQSVRKNLDFEPLSTTALILEDRPANLPAKPAEEAQKHRQQYEEMVAQAKKRELKEAQKRRKQLEDRCRLEESIGSAAQTWIQDILPNWSAMCTSRRVRDLWWQGIPPSVRGRVWSLAVGNELNITHELYNICLSRAKEKWKTTAAPSAETEPEDSGSLDRESSLELIKLDISRTFPQLCIFQQGGPYHDVLHSILGAYTCYRPDVGYVQGMSFIAAVLILNLDTADAFIAFANLLNKPCQMAFFRVDHSLMLTYFAAFEVFFEENLPKLFAHFKRNNLTPDIYLIDWIFTLYSKSLPLDLACRVWDVFCRDGEEFLFRTALGLLRLYQDVLTCMDFIHMAQFLTRLPDLLPAEQLFQHIAAVHMSSRNRKWAQVLQALTEQKRSGARQSGAEALS; this is encoded by the exons ATG GAATATGAAACTAAGAGTGGCAGAGCTGGACCCGGCAACCCGACGTCTCCCCGGCAGAGCGTGAGGAAGAACCTGGACTTCGAGCCGCTGTCCACCACCGCGCTGATTCTGGAGGACAGACCGgc taatCTACCCGCCAAACCAGCCGAGGAGGCCCAGAAGCACAGACAGCAGTATGAAGAGATGGTGGCCCAGGCAAAGAAGAGAG AGCTGAAGGAGGCTCAGAAGCggaggaagcagctggaggaccgctgcaggctggaggagagcaTCGGCTCGGCCGCCCAGACCTGGATCCAGGACATCCTGCCCAACTGGAGCGCCAT GTGCACCTCCCGGAGGGTCAGGGACCTGTGGTGGCAGGGCATCCCGCCCAGCGTCCGGGGCCGAGTGTGGAGCCTGGCGGTGGGCAACGAGCTCAACATCACACACG agctctACAACATCTGTCTGTCCCGGGCCAAAGAGAAGTGGAAGACCACCGCCGCTCCCTCAGCGGAGACTGAACCTGAAG ATTCCGGCTCTTTGGACCGGGAGTCCAGCCTGGAGCTGATCAAGCTGGACATCTCCAGGACTTTCCCCCAGCTCTGCATCTTCCAGCAG GGGGGGCCCTACCACGACGTGCTGCACAGCATTCTGGGAGCGTACACTTGTTACCGGCCAGACGTGGGTTAT GTGCAGGGCATGTCCTTCATCGCCGCCGTGCTCATCCTCAACCTGGACACGGCCGACGCCTTCATAGCTTTCGCCAACCTGCTGAACAAGCCCTGCCAGATGGCGTTCTTCAGGGTGGACCACAGCCTT ATGTTGACCTACTTCGCGGCATTTGAAGTGTTCTTTGAAGAAAACCTACCAAAGCTCTTTGCACATTTCAAGAGGAACAACTTGACCCCCGATATTTATTTAATCGACTG GATCTTCACGCTGTACAGCAAGTCGCTGCCGCTGGACCTGGCGTGCCGCGTGTGGGACGTGTTCTGCCGGGACGGCGAGGAGTTCCTGTTCCGCACGGCGCTGGGCCTGCTGCGGCTCTACCAGGACGTGCTGACCTGCATGGACTTCATCCACATGGCGCAGTTCCTCACGCGGCTGCCGGACCTCCTCCCGGCCGAGCAGCTCTTCCAGCACATCGCCGCCGTGCACATGAGCAGCCGCAACCGCAAGTGGGCGCAG gTGCTGCAGGCGCTGACGGAGCAGAAGCGGTCGGGAGCGAGGCAGTCCGGCGCCGAGGCGTTGAGCTGA
- the tbc1d14 gene encoding TBC1 domain family member 14 isoform X1, producing MANTTTPGAPDRREHTGYSGGVIQENGSAMKEATVSPFHDRPHNHCHDPGFAPLDEPPVLPTFSPPCSSTPICFSSPHKAYPDVDPDCHSLTSQDSGIPTLEINPPEPTLQGHRALALDSSRDAPATLPLDDDPSDASAVRKSSTFPRSGYDSGRLFSPGLRLSATAGGMGVGGGALNRSDDISVCSVSSMSTELSVSNEDILDFTVTSDSSAIVNLETDESGTIHFSDVTLSSTPGSPWSPARTRPGPGAEDARQKKLGPLTSLFNRSLFARRVKDNRPAEQRDPGWKLFGKVPPREGPIKDPKKIQKEYETKSGRAGPGNPTSPRQSVRKNLDFEPLSTTALILEDRPANLPAKPAEEAQKHRQQYEEMVAQAKKRELKEAQKRRKQLEDRCRLEESIGSAAQTWIQDILPNWSAMCTSRRVRDLWWQGIPPSVRGRVWSLAVGNELNITHELYNICLSRAKEKWKTTAAPSAETEPEDSGSLDRESSLELIKLDISRTFPQLCIFQQGGPYHDVLHSILGAYTCYRPDVGYVQGMSFIAAVLILNLDTADAFIAFANLLNKPCQMAFFRVDHSLMLTYFAAFEVFFEENLPKLFAHFKRNNLTPDIYLIDWIFTLYSKSLPLDLACRVWDVFCRDGEEFLFRTALGLLRLYQDVLTCMDFIHMAQFLTRLPDLLPAEQLFQHIAAVHMSSRNRKWAQVLQALTEQKRSGARQSGAEALS from the exons ATGGCGAACACGACGACCCCTGGAGCCCCGGACCGGAGGGAGCACAccg gtTACTCTGGAGGAGTGATACAGGAGAACGGTTCTGCAATGAAGGAAGCAACGGTTTCTCCCTTCCATGATCGCCCTCACAACCACTGCCACGATCCCGGCTTCGCCCCACTGGACGAGCCCCCCGTCCTGCCCACCTTCAGTCCACCCTGCTCGTCAACCCCCATCTGCTTCAGCAGCCCCCACAAGGCCTATCCGGACGTGGACCCGGACTGCCACAGCCTGacctcccaggactctggtatcCCCACGCTGGAGATCAACCCCCCGGAGCCCACCCTGCAGGGCCACCGGGCCCTGGCCCTCGACTCCAGTCGGGACGCCCCCGCCACTCTACCCCTGGACGATGACCCCTCGGACGCCAGCGCCGTGCGCAAGTCGTCCACCTTCCCCCGCAGCGGCTACGACTCCGGCCGCCTGTTCAGTCCCGGCCTCAGGCTGTCGGCCACCGCGGGGGGGATGGGCGTCGGGGGCGGGGCCCTGAACCGCAGCGACGACATCTCGGTGTGCAGCGTGTCCAGCATGAGCACGGAGCTGTCGGTGTCCAACGAGGACATCCTGGACTTCACCGTCACGTCCGACTCCAGCGCCATCGTCAACCTGGAGACGGACGAGAGCGGCACCATCCACTTCTCGGACGTGACGCTGTCGTCGACGCCGGGCTCGCCGTGGAGTCCCGCCCGGACGCGTCCGGGGCCCGGCGCCGAAGACGCGAGGCAGAAGAAACTGGGACCTCTGACCAGTTTATTCAACAG GAGTCTCTTCGCCAGGAGGGTGAAGGACAACCGGCCGGCGGAGCAGAGGGATCCCGGCTGGAAGCTGTTTGGGAAAGTCCCGCCCCGGGAAGGCCCCATCAAGGACCCCAAGAAAATCCAGAAG GAATATGAAACTAAGAGTGGCAGAGCTGGACCCGGCAACCCGACGTCTCCCCGGCAGAGCGTGAGGAAGAACCTGGACTTCGAGCCGCTGTCCACCACCGCGCTGATTCTGGAGGACAGACCGgc taatCTACCCGCCAAACCAGCCGAGGAGGCCCAGAAGCACAGACAGCAGTATGAAGAGATGGTGGCCCAGGCAAAGAAGAGAG AGCTGAAGGAGGCTCAGAAGCggaggaagcagctggaggaccgctgcaggctggaggagagcaTCGGCTCGGCCGCCCAGACCTGGATCCAGGACATCCTGCCCAACTGGAGCGCCAT GTGCACCTCCCGGAGGGTCAGGGACCTGTGGTGGCAGGGCATCCCGCCCAGCGTCCGGGGCCGAGTGTGGAGCCTGGCGGTGGGCAACGAGCTCAACATCACACACG agctctACAACATCTGTCTGTCCCGGGCCAAAGAGAAGTGGAAGACCACCGCCGCTCCCTCAGCGGAGACTGAACCTGAAG ATTCCGGCTCTTTGGACCGGGAGTCCAGCCTGGAGCTGATCAAGCTGGACATCTCCAGGACTTTCCCCCAGCTCTGCATCTTCCAGCAG GGGGGGCCCTACCACGACGTGCTGCACAGCATTCTGGGAGCGTACACTTGTTACCGGCCAGACGTGGGTTAT GTGCAGGGCATGTCCTTCATCGCCGCCGTGCTCATCCTCAACCTGGACACGGCCGACGCCTTCATAGCTTTCGCCAACCTGCTGAACAAGCCCTGCCAGATGGCGTTCTTCAGGGTGGACCACAGCCTT ATGTTGACCTACTTCGCGGCATTTGAAGTGTTCTTTGAAGAAAACCTACCAAAGCTCTTTGCACATTTCAAGAGGAACAACTTGACCCCCGATATTTATTTAATCGACTG GATCTTCACGCTGTACAGCAAGTCGCTGCCGCTGGACCTGGCGTGCCGCGTGTGGGACGTGTTCTGCCGGGACGGCGAGGAGTTCCTGTTCCGCACGGCGCTGGGCCTGCTGCGGCTCTACCAGGACGTGCTGACCTGCATGGACTTCATCCACATGGCGCAGTTCCTCACGCGGCTGCCGGACCTCCTCCCGGCCGAGCAGCTCTTCCAGCACATCGCCGCCGTGCACATGAGCAGCCGCAACCGCAAGTGGGCGCAG gTGCTGCAGGCGCTGACGGAGCAGAAGCGGTCGGGAGCGAGGCAGTCCGGCGCCGAGGCGTTGAGCTGA
- the LOC115385834 gene encoding C-C motif chemokine 3-like 1 has protein sequence MKTTAALLLCLLAATLFTTVLCTAGTGPDNCCFIHRSRRISKKYIASYFMTDSRCPKTSAIFITKEKSKEVCVDPSEKWVQNIMNALDKDSF, from the exons ATGAAGACGACCGCCGCCCTCCTGCTGTGCCTGCTGGCAGCGACTCTGTTCACCACTGTCCTCTGCACCG CTGGAACCGGTCCTGATAACTGCTGCTTCATTCACCGCTCCAGACGGATTTCCAAGAAGTACATCGCTTCGTATTTCATGACAGACAGTCGCTGCCCGAAGACTTCCGCCAT TTTCATAACAAAAGAAAAGTCGAAGGAAGTCTGTGTGGATCCCAGTGAGAAATGGGTCCAGAACATCATGAACGCTTTGGACAAGGACTCTTTTTAG
- the kiaa0232 gene encoding uncharacterized protein KIAA0232 homolog, whose product MRPVSTDSDGPAPPESLSCPYPLVGPLPASEMSLLQSLGPVQSWLGQELEKCGIDAMIYTRYVLSLLLHDSYDYDLQDQENDIFLGWEKGSGKKWGKSKKKGGTDLSLEEMKKQAAVQCLRSASDENSGIESLVEELCSKLKDIQNKQKEEKQIQKKSDGSQSPERTESPSSKDQVEMYYEAFPPLSEKPVCLQEIMTVWNKAKACTYSSSSSAAPQTSTDTSSPKDCNSEGEAAKERNLEACGTITTATNERGQQRRSKKEKENRYHGGAAGEEKSAVHSKRQMRHRSEGKYRPRSWSSGSSEAGSSSSGNQGDSKSSRSKTVRIRHKSREAAKSKRTRNGGQVKLQVKVVDKDERRNAGGSGGGATGSIAKQPQLYKKGKRMLKEIRKDPSWAEAKESAVEARNRKEYMEEPLWYTEPITEYFIPFSSRQSKLETKYRSKVDSFDGFDLPTDLERLPERIQGICIANESYQRAYLAAGSFVDGHFVEGPGDAEDDSAELTGTSSCPQPEDSRDLDDKHLSEFTHFYEVDIYQSILDTSASDSIQESRILSMIRQKSKEQRDVEAECCLVLDGLEQQGKSAIRADSQDASGSAGFLMEDLENMAQVWGCYSPSTSEDIDGESFIGDSPIRLSPLLDSVSFTLSKLSGALEEPSVPEAASDRSGLNSSCFSLFELQYDSPTFPFPRDSLTAGHENNTDSSSCLDPHSNKQSRLLIWTKNSAFDETEHCSNLSTRTCSPWSHSEETRSDNEQGAAPAEDAAQTGNEEIDCIIPPLSGTYLEDELLDFLQDDSGRKCEEVGVGAASNQTFTKKSKLESVCGIALEKDESKQYSTGMFSDNTNQQSDDYSSGIIKDIWTAIGDGKHATPRQEAEKPREGLFPDESGGYRRGCLEVQAKGAHGQGPQKKAVQRSEYHLWDGKKDEQDLAKNKLSKTDGAGDYMTPSKPWDLTSEKESTSFILGGVYGELKTLSGDKNWAVVPPSDTQGSLLQCTAAAAASGSDMLTITGTDVFMNSGSCFAPGHRPLWRPLVSFGQSDQAMKGGGDGLNKGFSFIFHEDLLGSYGGLHGEEQGLEYPFASFNLNNPFSQVLHVECSFEPEDMASFSPGFKPKSILCSDSENEAFHPRIYGINRTQYRAIRISPRTHFRPISASELSPGGVSDSEAETDKEEMSFPVLAPVDVFDDPQADLKPLEEDAECEGPYYGKSELESGKFLPRLKKSGMEKSAQTSLDSQEGSGALLPIAEQEICLDCETAAAAAAPGAGGPPDASVDKVQKDEPAGEKQSCICSPAGQIPKYGIAYDFVGHVPEFPLLNIGGQGGTGSQQDECWWQNTICSPLFPGSQCTGSSNI is encoded by the exons AACTCTGGAATTGAGAGCCTGGTTGAAGAGCTTTGCTCGAAACTGAAGGacatccaaaacaaacagaaag AGGAAAAGCAGATTCAAAAGAAGTCTGATGGCTCTCAATCTCCAGAGCGAACTGAGTCCCCCTCTTCAAAGGACCAGGTGGAAAT GTATTATGAAGCCTTCCCTCCTTTGTCAGAGAAGCCTGTTTGTCTCCAAGAGATCATGACGGTGTGGAACAAGGCCAAGGCCTGCACGTACTCaagttcctcctctgcagccccgCAAACCAGCACAGACACCTCTTCCCCCAAAGATTGCAACAGCGAGGGCGAGGCTGCGAAGGAGCGAAACCTGGAGGCATGCGGTACCATCACTACGGCAACCAACGAGAGAGGCCAGCAGCGGCGgagcaagaaggagaaggagaatcGATACcacggcggcgcggcgggcgAGGAGAAATCCGCCGTCCACTCCAAGAGGCAGATGAGACACAGATCTGAAGGCAAATACCGACCGCGGTCCTGGTCTTCTGGCTCCAGTGAGGCTGGGTCGAGCTCGAGTGGGAACCAGGGCGACTCAAAGTCGTCCAGAAGCAAGACAGTTAGAATAAGGCACAAATCCAGAGAGGCTGCGAAGAGCAAGAGAACGCGCAACGGCGGGCAGGTGAAGCTGCAGGTGAAGGTCGTCGACAAGGACGAGCGAAGAAACGCGGggggaagcggcggcggcgccacaGGCAGCATTGCCAAACAACCACAGCTTTATAAAAAGGGGAAGAGAATGCTGAAGGAGATTCGCAAAGATCCGAGCTGGGCGGAAGCGAAGGAGTCTGCAGTAGAGGCCAGAAACAGAAAGGAATACATGGAGGAGCCGCTCTGGTACACCGAACCCATCACCGAGTATTTTATACCgttcagcagcagacagagcaaGCTGGAAACAAAATATCGGAGCAAAGTAGACTCCTTCGACGGCTTCGACTTGCCAACTGACTTGGAGAGGTTGCCGGAGCGAATACAGGGGATCTGCATTGCCAACGAGAGCTACCAGAGGGCGTACCTAGCGGCGGGCTCCTTCGTGGACGGGCACTTCGTGGAAGGGCCCGGCGACGCGGAAGACGACTCTGCCGAACTCACTGGGACCTCAAGCTGCCCTCAGCCAGAGGATAGTAGAGATTTAGATGACAAGCATCTGTCCGAATTCACTCACTTCTATGAAGTAGATATTTATCAATCCATATTGGATACTAGTGCCTCAGACTCGATACAAGAGAGTCGGATCTTAAGCATGATCCGACAAAAAAGCAAAGAGCAAAGAGACGTTGAGGCAGAATGTTGTTTAGTGTTAGATGGCCTTGAGCAGCAAGGGAAAAGTGCAATACGGGCAGACTCGCAGGACGCTTCGGGATCTGCCGGATTTCTAATGGAGGATCTGGAGAACATGGCTCAAGTGTGGGGGTGCTACTCCCCGTCCACTTCGGAGGATATAGACGGAGAGAGCTTCATAGGGGACTCTCCCATCCGGCTCTCCCCTCTCCTCGATAGCGTCTCGTTCACCCTGAGCAAACTGTCCGGAGCCCTGGAGGAGCCGTCTGTCCCTGAAGCCGCCAGTGACCGATCCGGTCTGAACTCgtcctgcttctctctcttcGAGCTGCAGTACGACAGCCCCACTTTCCCTTTTCCCCGCGACTCACTCACCGCCGGTCACGAGAACAACACCGACTCCAGCAGCTGTCTCGACCCGCATTCAAATAAACAGTCTCGTTTGCTTATATGGACCAAAAATAGTGCCTTCGATGAAACTGAACACTGTTCGAACCTATCAACGCGAACTTGCAGTCCGTGGTCGCATTCAGAGGAGACCCGTTCAGACAACGAGCAAGGAGCCGCCCCTGCCGAGGACGCTGCTCAGACTGGCAACGAAGAGATTGATTGTAtcatccctcctctctccggTACATATCTGGAGGATGAACTCTTGGATTTTTTGCAGGACGACTCCGGCCGGAAGTGCGAGGAGGTCGGCGTCGGCGCGGCGTCCAATCAGACCTTCACCAAAAAATCTAAATTGGAGTCCGTTTGCGGCATCGCGTTGGAGAAGGACGAGAGTAAACAGTACAGCACTGGCATGTTTTCGGACAACACAAACCAACAGAGTGATGATTACAGCTCAGGGATTATCAAAGACATTTGGACTGCGATCGGAGACGGCAAACATGCAACACCGAGGCAGGAGGCGGAGAAGCCCCGGGAGGGGCTGTTCCCGGACGAGTCGGGCGGCTACCGCCGCGGCTGTCTGGAGGTGCAGGCGAAGGGCGCTCACGGCCAGGGACCGCAGAAGAAAgcggtgcagcggtccgagtaCCACCTGTGGGACGGCAAGAAAGACGAGCAGGACCTGGCCAAAAACAAACTCTCCAAGACCGACGGCGCCGGGGATTACATGACTCCGTCCAAGCCCTGGGACCTGACGTCCGAGAAGGAGAGCACGTCGTTCATCCTCGGAGGGGTGTACGGAGAGCTGAAGACACTAAGCGGCGATAAGAACTGGGCCGTCGTGCCGCCGAGCGACACCCAAGgcagcctgctgcagtgcaccgccgccgccgccgcgtccggCTCGGATATGCTCACCATCACCGGCACGGACGTGTTCATGAACTCGGGCAGCTGCTTCGCCCCGGGACACCGGCCCCTGTGGAGGCCCCTGGTGTCCTTCGGGCAGAGCGACCAGGCCATGAAAGGAGGCGGGGACGGATTGAATAAGGGATTCTCCTTCATCTTCCATGAAGATTTGCTGGGGTCGTACGGAGGCTTGCACGGCGAGGAGCAAGGTTTAGAATACCCGTTCGCATCCTTCAACCTGAACAATCCCTTCTCCCAGGTCCTCCACGTGGAGTGCTCCTTCGAGCCCGAGGACATGGCCTCGTTCAGTCCGGGGTTCAAGCCCAAATCCATCCTTTGCTCGGACTCGGAGAACGAAGCCTTCCACCCACGAATATACGGCATCAACCGGACGCAATACAGAGCCATTCGCATTTCCCCCAGGACTCATTTCCGACCTATATCGGCCTCAGAGCTGTCTCCCGGTGGAGTGAGTGATTCGGAGGCCGAGACTGACAAAGAGGAGATGAGTTTCCCCGTCCTGGCGCCGGTGGACGTCTTCGACGACCCCCAGGCGGACCTCAAGCCTCTGGAGGAGGATGCGGAGTGCGAGGGCCCCTATTACGGGAAGTCAGAACTGGAATCTGGTAAATTCTTACCCAGATTGAAGAAGTCTGGCATGGAGAAGAGCGCCCAGACCTCTCTGGATTCACAGGAGGGCTCCGGCGCCCTCCTGCCAATCGCTGAGCAAGAGATTTGCTTAGACTgcgagacggcggcggcggcggcggcaccggGTGCGGGCGGACCGCCGGACGCGTCGGTCGACAAGGTTCAGAAAGACGAGCCTGCGGGAGAGAAACAGTCCTGCATATGTTCACCAGCGGGCCAGATCCCCAAGTACGGGATCGCTTATGACTTTGTTGGACACGTGCCAGAG TTCCCTCTGCTGAATATAGGCGGACAGGGAGGAACGGGCAGCCAACAAGACGAGTGCTGGTGGCAGAACACGATCTGTTCCCCTCTCTTCCCTGGATCACAGTGTACAG GGagcagcaacatttga
- the tbc1d14 gene encoding TBC1 domain family member 14 isoform X2 translates to MAAPSLVLFIDRSLFARRVKDNRPAEQRDPGWKLFGKVPPREGPIKDPKKIQKEYETKSGRAGPGNPTSPRQSVRKNLDFEPLSTTALILEDRPANLPAKPAEEAQKHRQQYEEMVAQAKKRELKEAQKRRKQLEDRCRLEESIGSAAQTWIQDILPNWSAMCTSRRVRDLWWQGIPPSVRGRVWSLAVGNELNITHELYNICLSRAKEKWKTTAAPSAETEPEDSGSLDRESSLELIKLDISRTFPQLCIFQQGGPYHDVLHSILGAYTCYRPDVGYVQGMSFIAAVLILNLDTADAFIAFANLLNKPCQMAFFRVDHSLMLTYFAAFEVFFEENLPKLFAHFKRNNLTPDIYLIDWIFTLYSKSLPLDLACRVWDVFCRDGEEFLFRTALGLLRLYQDVLTCMDFIHMAQFLTRLPDLLPAEQLFQHIAAVHMSSRNRKWAQVLQALTEQKRSGARQSGAEALS, encoded by the exons ATGGCGGCCCCGTCGCTCGTCCTGTTCATCGACAG GAGTCTCTTCGCCAGGAGGGTGAAGGACAACCGGCCGGCGGAGCAGAGGGATCCCGGCTGGAAGCTGTTTGGGAAAGTCCCGCCCCGGGAAGGCCCCATCAAGGACCCCAAGAAAATCCAGAAG GAATATGAAACTAAGAGTGGCAGAGCTGGACCCGGCAACCCGACGTCTCCCCGGCAGAGCGTGAGGAAGAACCTGGACTTCGAGCCGCTGTCCACCACCGCGCTGATTCTGGAGGACAGACCGgc taatCTACCCGCCAAACCAGCCGAGGAGGCCCAGAAGCACAGACAGCAGTATGAAGAGATGGTGGCCCAGGCAAAGAAGAGAG AGCTGAAGGAGGCTCAGAAGCggaggaagcagctggaggaccgctgcaggctggaggagagcaTCGGCTCGGCCGCCCAGACCTGGATCCAGGACATCCTGCCCAACTGGAGCGCCAT GTGCACCTCCCGGAGGGTCAGGGACCTGTGGTGGCAGGGCATCCCGCCCAGCGTCCGGGGCCGAGTGTGGAGCCTGGCGGTGGGCAACGAGCTCAACATCACACACG agctctACAACATCTGTCTGTCCCGGGCCAAAGAGAAGTGGAAGACCACCGCCGCTCCCTCAGCGGAGACTGAACCTGAAG ATTCCGGCTCTTTGGACCGGGAGTCCAGCCTGGAGCTGATCAAGCTGGACATCTCCAGGACTTTCCCCCAGCTCTGCATCTTCCAGCAG GGGGGGCCCTACCACGACGTGCTGCACAGCATTCTGGGAGCGTACACTTGTTACCGGCCAGACGTGGGTTAT GTGCAGGGCATGTCCTTCATCGCCGCCGTGCTCATCCTCAACCTGGACACGGCCGACGCCTTCATAGCTTTCGCCAACCTGCTGAACAAGCCCTGCCAGATGGCGTTCTTCAGGGTGGACCACAGCCTT ATGTTGACCTACTTCGCGGCATTTGAAGTGTTCTTTGAAGAAAACCTACCAAAGCTCTTTGCACATTTCAAGAGGAACAACTTGACCCCCGATATTTATTTAATCGACTG GATCTTCACGCTGTACAGCAAGTCGCTGCCGCTGGACCTGGCGTGCCGCGTGTGGGACGTGTTCTGCCGGGACGGCGAGGAGTTCCTGTTCCGCACGGCGCTGGGCCTGCTGCGGCTCTACCAGGACGTGCTGACCTGCATGGACTTCATCCACATGGCGCAGTTCCTCACGCGGCTGCCGGACCTCCTCCCGGCCGAGCAGCTCTTCCAGCACATCGCCGCCGTGCACATGAGCAGCCGCAACCGCAAGTGGGCGCAG gTGCTGCAGGCGCTGACGGAGCAGAAGCGGTCGGGAGCGAGGCAGTCCGGCGCCGAGGCGTTGAGCTGA